The following proteins are encoded in a genomic region of Sulfurimonas sp. HSL3-7:
- the mgtE gene encoding magnesium transporter, whose amino-acid sequence MKQYENEMQHALELYLNGSEEHDLHASEVAYLLKKIRSEDKEAFYLALSRLPQDSRGDVLLELPEKLKDEAITFYSTKELAEAVEGLESDDAADLVQDIDEVDEDKSEAVIAHLDDEDREEIAHLRHYEEDQAGAWMQIEVFDATLDETIQDARDRLKRMKELDEIENVHQVFIINDERRLIATIPLENVILFDFSKTFREQLESKEFRSVEVSSPIEEVASMFEQYDLSVLPVVDRQGHLVGRITSDDIYDVIEDRATEQIYNLAGVNDEAELEEDLFEVFKKRASWLLINLFTAILASIVIGMFDETLVAFVSLAILMPIVASMGGNAGTQTLTVMVRKMALGDIDVVNAKDAVIKEATVALLNGFIFAVLMGIVAYIWFDVPRLGLVIGLAMIFNLLIAGLFGAFIPLLLKRMNIDPAVGSSVLLTTATDVFGFLSFLGLASLILIK is encoded by the coding sequence ATGAAACAGTACGAAAATGAGATGCAACATGCTCTGGAACTTTACCTTAACGGCAGTGAGGAACATGACCTGCACGCCAGTGAGGTCGCGTACCTCCTTAAAAAGATCCGAAGCGAAGATAAAGAGGCTTTCTATTTAGCACTGTCGCGTCTTCCGCAGGATTCCCGCGGGGATGTACTCCTCGAACTGCCTGAAAAGCTCAAAGATGAAGCGATCACCTTCTACTCGACAAAAGAGCTTGCAGAAGCGGTCGAGGGGCTCGAATCGGATGATGCGGCCGACCTGGTTCAGGACATTGACGAAGTCGATGAGGATAAAAGTGAGGCGGTTATTGCGCATCTTGATGATGAAGATCGTGAAGAGATCGCACACCTTCGCCATTATGAAGAGGACCAGGCCGGTGCATGGATGCAGATCGAGGTTTTTGACGCGACTCTGGATGAGACGATACAAGATGCCCGTGATCGCCTAAAGAGAATGAAAGAGCTGGATGAGATCGAGAATGTACATCAGGTCTTCATCATCAACGATGAACGGCGGCTGATCGCGACGATTCCTCTTGAAAACGTGATCTTGTTTGACTTCTCCAAGACCTTCAGGGAACAGCTGGAATCCAAAGAGTTTCGTTCTGTCGAAGTCTCTTCACCGATCGAAGAGGTCGCATCGATGTTCGAACAGTATGACCTCTCCGTATTGCCTGTTGTCGATCGCCAGGGACATCTGGTCGGGCGTATCACGTCGGACGATATCTATGATGTCATCGAAGACCGCGCGACGGAACAGATCTACAACCTGGCCGGGGTAAATGATGAAGCGGAGCTGGAGGAAGATCTTTTTGAGGTCTTCAAAAAGCGTGCTTCGTGGCTTCTGATCAATCTCTTTACGGCCATTTTGGCTTCCATCGTTATCGGGATGTTCGATGAAACGCTGGTTGCTTTTGTGTCACTTGCTATTTTGATGCCTATCGTCGCTTCAATGGGCGGCAACGCCGGTACGCAGACACTGACCGTTATGGTCCGTAAGATGGCGCTTGGTGATATCGATGTCGTCAATGCCAAAGATGCGGTCATCAAGGAGGCGACGGTTGCGCTCTTGAACGGGTTTATCTTCGCCGTATTGATGGGTATTGTCGCCTATATCTGGTTTGATGTCCCAAGATTGGGTCTGGTTATCGGTTTGGCAATGATCTTCAATCTTTTGATCGCCGGACTCTTCGGTGCCTTTATCCCTCTTTTGCTGAAGCGGATGAACATTGATCCGGCGGTCGGCTCGTCGGTATTGCTGACCACTGCAACCGATGTTTTTGGCTTTTTAAGTTTCCTGGGGCTTGCCAGTTTAATACTGATAAAATAG
- a CDS encoding NUDIX domain-containing protein — translation MYKIENISFSACADSNFVKSKRMHYTQGGEEKTWDLVEVHDSVAVLIYHKGREAFVLVKQFRPPVYLNNRDGFTYELCAGIVDKDLSLLEIAQEEILEETGYAVKPDRIKKVTSFYTAVGFAGAKQELYYVAVDDEDRVSDGGGIHDEAIEVVYLPVHEAKEFIYNESKAKTPGIMFAMTWWFSKLK, via the coding sequence ATGTATAAAATAGAAAACATTTCATTCAGCGCATGTGCCGATTCCAATTTCGTTAAATCGAAACGCATGCATTACACGCAAGGCGGAGAAGAAAAGACGTGGGACCTGGTGGAGGTGCACGACAGCGTTGCCGTGCTGATCTATCATAAGGGCAGAGAAGCGTTTGTCCTTGTCAAACAGTTCCGTCCTCCGGTCTATTTGAATAACAGGGACGGTTTCACCTATGAGCTCTGTGCAGGCATCGTCGATAAAGATCTGTCACTGCTTGAGATCGCCCAGGAGGAGATTTTGGAAGAGACCGGTTATGCAGTCAAACCTGATCGCATCAAGAAAGTGACATCCTTCTATACGGCCGTCGGTTTTGCAGGGGCAAAACAGGAACTCTATTATGTTGCGGTCGATGATGAGGACAGGGTAAGCGATGGCGGCGGTATTCACGATGAAGCGATAGAAGTCGTTTATCTACCGGTCCATGAAGCTAAAGAGTTTATTTATAATGAGTCTAAAGCGAAAACACCCGGCATCATGTTTGCGATGACATGGTGGTTTTCCAAGTTGAAATAG